Proteins from one Hyperolius riggenbachi isolate aHypRig1 chromosome 2, aHypRig1.pri, whole genome shotgun sequence genomic window:
- the GPR183 gene encoding G-protein coupled receptor 183 → MDDNISNDTRNKTCDWYSHQNSARILLPLFYSMIFLFGLLGNLLALFVIHKNRRKLNSTTLYSKNLVISDIFFAIASPTRIAYYALGFDWKLGEAFCRIVALFLYINTYAGVNFMTCLSVDRFMAVVHPHRFNKMRRVRTAKIICIIVWLLVFLQTFPLLLLDMSHVELDGKTTCMEYPNFEKIDNLPFMLLGACVIGYFVPLIIILYCYSQISLKLCQTARKNPLAGKSGTNRKATSTIVLVIVVFLICYTPYHVAIIQHMVKKLINEPNCKEIEVFHAVLHFTVCLMNLNCSLDPLIYFFACKGYKNQILKILRRQASISSSSATRVAADGSSRDVTENQAAQSIPLNHDVNNSKRI, encoded by the coding sequence ATGGATGACAACATTTCCAACGATACCCGAAACAAGACTTGTGATTGGTACTCCCATCAAAACTCTGCAAGGATTTTGCTACCTTTATTCTATAGTATGATTTTCCTTTTTGGCCTCCTTGGAAATCTCCTGGCATTGTTTGTTATTCAcaagaacaggagaaagctgaaTTCCACCACTCTGTACTCCAAGAATCTAGTTATCTCTGATATATTTTTTGCCATTGCCTCACCTACCAGAATTGCCTACTATGCACTGGGATTTGACTGGAAATTAGGAGAAGCATTTTGCCGAATTGTTGCGCTTTTCCTTTACATCAACACCTACGCTGGTGTAAACTTCATGACTTGCCTGAGCGTGGACAGGTTTATGGCGGTGGTGCATCCTCACCGCTTCAACAAGATGCGGCGGGTGAGAACTGCCAAGATTATATGCATTATTGTTTGGCTTCTCGTCTTCTtgcaaacctttccactgcttttACTGGATATGTCACATGTGGAACTAGATGGAAAGACCACCTGCATGGAATATCCCAACTTTGAAAAAATAGATAATTTGCCATTTATGCTTCTTGGTGCATGTGTCATTGGATACTTTGTTCCTTTAATAATTATACTGTACTGCTATTCTCAAATAAGCTTAAAACTTTGCCAGACTGCAAGGAAAAATCCATTAGCAGGGAAGTCTGGCACCAACAGAAAGGCCACCAGTACCATTGTTTTAGTCATTGTGGTTTTCCTGATCTGTTATACTCCATATCATGTGGCCATTATACAGCATATGGTTAAAAAACTAATCAATGAACCAAACTGCAAGGAGATAGAAGTCTTTCATGCAGTTCTTCATTTTACGGTATGTCTCATGAACCTTAACTGCAGCCTAGACCCCCTCATATACTTCTTTGCTTGCAAAGGATACAAAAATCAAATCTTGAAGATACTGAGGAGGCAGGCCAGCATATCATCATCCAGTGCCACAAGGGTAGCAGCCGATGGAAGCTCTCGTGATGTCACAGAAAACCAAGCAGCACAAAGCATACCGCTAAACCATGACGTGAATAACTCAAAACGTATTTAA